A region of Longimicrobiaceae bacterium DNA encodes the following proteins:
- a CDS encoding SRPBCC family protein, whose translation MPVIRIEVWVDAPPERCFDLSRSIDLHVHTSAATGETAVAGRTSGLIGLGEEVTWRARHLGVWQRLTTRITELDRPARFRDSMVRGAFARFDHDHWFEPSGGGTLMRETFDYAAPLGPLGRLAERIFLTRYMRAFLTGRAATIKRVAESEEWRRFLAE comes from the coding sequence ATGCCCGTCATCCGCATCGAGGTCTGGGTGGACGCGCCGCCCGAGCGGTGCTTCGACCTTTCGCGCAGCATCGACCTGCACGTGCACACCTCCGCCGCCACGGGCGAGACGGCGGTGGCGGGACGGACGAGCGGGCTGATCGGGCTGGGCGAGGAGGTGACGTGGCGGGCGCGGCACCTGGGCGTGTGGCAGCGCCTCACCACGCGCATCACCGAGCTGGACCGGCCGGCGAGGTTCCGCGACAGCATGGTGCGCGGCGCGTTCGCGCGCTTCGACCACGACCACTGGTTCGAGCCGAGCGGCGGCGGGACGCTGATGCGCGAGACGTTCGACTACGCCGCGCCTCTGGGTCCGCTGGGCCGCCTGGCGGAGCGGATCTTCCTCACCCGGTACATGCGCGCGTTCTTGACCGGCCGCGCCGCCACCATCAAGCGCGTCGCCGAATCGGAGGAGTGGCGCCGGTTCCTCGCCGAGTGA